The Actinomycetota bacterium genome segment CCAGATGGTTCCGTCATGCGAGAGGGTATCGATCACCACTAGCTTGTCTGAAGACGTGGCGTCCTTCGAGCGAGGAACGAGGAAGTCCACACCGCGTGGCAGGCCCTGTGTGGGCACCACGTACTGGAAGTTGCCCTCCAGATCGAAGACCTGTATGCGGCGGTTGTTGCTGTCCGTGACCCAGACCTCCTGGCCGTTGACGGCCACGCCGTTCGGGAACTGGAAGTTCTCCGGGTTGTCCTGCACGCGCAATGCAACACCCGCCTTGCCGATGGAGCGCTTGAACTTGCCGTCGGGACCGAAGATCAGCAACCTGCTCCCCGGAAGGAAGTCCGTGACATACATCGTGCCGTCGGGGGCGAAGTCGAGCGCGACGGGCATCCACACGTCACCCCTCGTGTCGAAGCCCTTGGGAAGCTGGTCCTTCGGCAGCTTGGGATCGAAGATGCCGACGTACTTGCCATCGGGTTCGAAGATGACCATCCGGCGCTCGCGGCGGTCCGAGACGTAGAGGCGCCCGTTCTTGGGATGGCGCTTCACGTACATAGGTGTCGTGAGATTGTCGGCACCGAACGTCTTCACAAACGTACCGTCGACCTCGAACTGGAACATCTGGCCACCGGCGGAGTCGGTAACCCACGCATACTGCTCGTCGGCGTACACACCAAGGGGACGCTGAATCGCCGTGGAAGTCGTGTCGCTGCCCGCCATGGAGTACAGATAGTCGGGCGGAATGACGGCTTCATCCGTCGTTGTCGCGATGTTGAGACGCAGGCTCTTGGTCGCGCGGAAGTTCGCGTACCACGCACCTAGAAGCGCGAGCAGCACGAGCAGCACGACGAGCAGTATTAGTTTGCGGCGAGTGCGTTTCTTCACGCCGTCGTCCCCTTACTTCTTCTTCTTCGCGGTCAGACGAGTCACGCCCTCTTTCGCCTCCGCGTTGTCCGGCTCGATATCGAGCGCGTCCCTGTACGCGGTCAATGCATCTTCCTTCTTGCCGAGCTTCTCGAGTGCCATTGCGTGCAACATCACGGCCTCGGCCGACTTCGGCGCGAGGGCCCGCGATATCGCGGCGGCGTCACGTGCGGCGGCGAAATCCCCCGCGTCGTAGGCTTCCTGAGCGTCGGCGAAAAAGTCCTCGTACTTGCCGACGGACTCAAGTGTCTCATGGGCGAGTTCGGAGTCCTCGGCTGCATCGACCGCCGCACGAAGATGCCATGCGGCGTTAACCAGGTCCTCACGATCAAGATAGATCAGACCGATCTCGTACTGCGCCTCGGCGTATCCAGGGTCGAAACGGACCGCGATTCGCAGTTGCTCCAGCGCCTGGTCCGAGTCTCCGAGACCAAGGAAAGCCTTGCCCAGACCGAGGTAGGTATCGGACGCATCACGCCGGATGCGTAAGGCGGCCTTGTAGTAGCCGACCGCATCTTCGTAGCGCTCGTCCGCGGATGCAACCGCGCCCAGATAGAAGAAGGCCTTCTCGCGCTTGTCGTTGATGTCCTTGTACTGATACGCCTCAGTAAGCTCAATGACGCGAAGGAAGTAGCGCTCGGATTCCGCGAGATTGCCCTCGGCCAAGTGGATGATGCCGAAATCGAGATAGGCCGGTACGTTCTCGGGGTCGAGTTCCAGAGCGATCTTGAGCTGCTCGAGGGCCTGCCTTCGGAGCCCAGCGCTGAACAGGGTCTCCGCCAGACGCACCCGCACGCCAGCGTCATTGGGGCTTTGGTCGACGACTGCGCTCACCATGGCCACGGCGCGTGCGGCAGGCGAGGCTTCACGCTCGGCTTGCCGCACGGCATAGACGGAATACGCGAAGTAGAGGCTGAAAGCCAGAGTGGCCGCTCCAACCGTCCACACGGCAACCGTGAGTACCCGGTCGAGCCTATCTGTTGCGCCTTGTTTGCCAACTGCAGCGGCAGATGTCGCCACGCGATTCATCCTGTCTGTTCGAACGACCGACTCTCCAGTGCCGGTACTGGGAGTCGAGGTCGCCTCAGGCCCAAGGGACCATCAAGCACGACCCAACGTACTGGCAGAACAGAGCATGTGTCAACAGTTACAATCTCGCTTCACAGTATCTACACAGGCCCTACGTCAGACACCAAGGTTGTCGTGACAGCGAACGCACAGCGACTTGCCCTTGTAGGGCGCAATGAGCCTGCTGTCGATATCCAGTTCACCGTGACAGTCATAGCAGAGACGCAGGTCGTGAGCGCTGGAGACTTCAGCCTGGCGGGCCGCTTTCGACGTGCCAAAGCTCACATGGCAATCGTAGCACTTGTACGGGCGCCCCTTCTTCTCCTCGACGTCGAAGTGCACGGCGTGCTCTGCGAACCCCTTGTGTTGAATCTTCGTCGCCGGTTTGGGATTCATCTCGTCATGACACGGGGCGCAGTTCTCCCGCGTCAAGTCGGCGCGCTTCACCTTGTCGTGGTGACAGTTCTGGCACGAGCTCCGATCGGTGTGGCAGACGTTGCAGTCCTTGCGGTCCACGTCATTGGCCGGCTTGTGGTTCTTCAGCCAGTCGGCAGGGTGTGGCATGACCGTCTTGTGACAGAGCTTGCACGACGGTGAGTCGTGGCAGGAACCGCAGGCGCCCTCCTGTTGGAGGTAGTCCTTGCCGTGTTTGCTGTACCACTCGACATTCTTGTGTGCCGCCGGAATCACCTTCGCCGAGCCAGGGCCGCTCTTGCGCCGCCCCATGTGGCACTCGACGCAGAAGTCGGGCTTGTGACACATGGCGCAGTACTCGGGCTCTTTGTTCGCCCGCTTCTTGTGGTCACCGGCCTGGAACTTCTTGGTGTGGTCAGCGGGCATGAGCTCAAAGTCCTTGGGGTGACACGCGTAGCAGTCCTCGGTAGCGACTACTCCCGCCGACGCGTGAGTGAGCCCGTGACAGCGGTAGCACGACAGCATGTCCGGCCTGCGAATACTCTTTGTGCCCGTGCCGTGCCCGAACTTCGGGTGGCACACGGTGCACTGGTAGTTGCGCTTGAGGTGATCCGCGTGGGCGAAGATGACCGTGCCCGGCAGGAAGTCATCGATGTCCGGATGGCAGTACATGCACTGCCCCATCGAGGTGGGCTGGGTCGGGTACACGATGACCGCCGGCCGGTCGAGGTCCACCGGGATCGTGCCCAGGAAGACCGCCGGCATCGGCCCGACATCGACCTTCTCCCGCTTGTGGCACTCGTCGCAGTCCTTGGGCGCGTCGTGACACATCATGCACTGGTTCGTGTCGTTCTTGGCGCGGTCTGCGTGTGGCGCCTTGGCCCACGTCTT includes the following:
- a CDS encoding tetratricopeptide repeat protein produces the protein MATSAAAVGKQGATDRLDRVLTVAVWTVGAATLAFSLYFAYSVYAVRQAEREASPAARAVAMVSAVVDQSPNDAGVRVRLAETLFSAGLRRQALEQLKIALELDPENVPAYLDFGIIHLAEGNLAESERYFLRVIELTEAYQYKDINDKREKAFFYLGAVASADERYEDAVGYYKAALRIRRDASDTYLGLGKAFLGLGDSDQALEQLRIAVRFDPGYAEAQYEIGLIYLDREDLVNAAWHLRAAVDAAEDSELAHETLESVGKYEDFFADAQEAYDAGDFAAARDAAAISRALAPKSAEAVMLHAMALEKLGKKEDALTAYRDALDIEPDNAEAKEGVTRLTAKKKK
- a CDS encoding cytochrome c3 family protein; this translates as CTACHYKPAHEAGKTYSPPMESCFNCHGISHGPQGDIAAAECSACHSPSFNLRPRTHTKTWAKAPHADRAKNDTNQCMMCHDAPKDCDECHKREKVDVGPMPAVFLGTIPVDLDRPAVIVYPTQPTSMGQCMYCHPDIDDFLPGTVIFAHADHLKRNYQCTVCHPKFGHGTGTKSIRRPDMLSCYRCHGLTHASAGVVATEDCYACHPKDFELMPADHTKKFQAGDHKKRANKEPEYCAMCHKPDFCVECHMGRRKSGPGSAKVIPAAHKNVEWYSKHGKDYLQQEGACGSCHDSPSCKLCHKTVMPHPADWLKNHKPANDVDRKDCNVCHTDRSSCQNCHHDKVKRADLTRENCAPCHDEMNPKPATKIQHKGFAEHAVHFDVEEKKGRPYKCYDCHVSFGTSKAARQAEVSSAHDLRLCYDCHGELDIDSRLIAPYKGKSLCVRCHDNLGV